In the Arachis hypogaea cultivar Tifrunner chromosome 20, arahy.Tifrunner.gnm2.J5K5, whole genome shotgun sequence genome, AATAACTCTTCATTTTTGGCTTCCTCTCCTTTTGCTCTTCCCTGCTCTGCCTTTACTGCTTGACAAAAATTGGTTAAATGAATTTTTCTGCAGCTCAACATCAGTTACAGGGTTGAATAACAATGAGTACCAAATATCAAGAGGAAAGGTATGTGTTGTGAGATGTAACGCGCTGACACAAGTTTTGACTTTTGAGAAGTAATTGGCAAAACTATTTGACCTTCTGGTTCAATCACTATATCTATCATTGTTAAAATTGTTGAGTCTTCTCACATACGTGCATTGATTTGAGTATTACTATGTATTTAGCACATTAATGCTTGGGAATTTTGTAGTATACTTATGAGTCTTCTAGTGTTTGATACACAAAGTCTATCATCATAAGCTTCCTGTTAGTTGAACCATTATTTTGACCTTCTTGATGAAGTATTTATGTTGATTTTCCATATTTTCTTAAACGATGATAGTATCTATACCTATATGTAGAGAGAATTGGGGTAGTTTGACTTGAATCTTGGTTCCTCACATCTTTTTGGTCTCTCTCACATTTTTGTAAATTCCAAAATGGTCATTGTGAGAAATCAAACCTAGTTTCTTCAAGTTATACACTATATAGATTCTTTAACTACAAAACtatgattatttttttgtttgttgggttatataaaaaataattaataagaagTGTTGCTTGACGGCAACTTCAAAAGCATTTCCATCATTACAGTTTTTTGTTATTTGACAGGAACTCAATCGTATAGTTGGAGTAGACAAGACTTGCGACTTCATTAAGGTTGATACTGAGAAATCAATTCATTTTTGTTTTCCAAGTTGGAAACCTACTAGTTTTCACAACATGTAGATCCAAGATTATTGTAAAATTGTTCCTATCCAATTATATATGTTAGATAGTTATTTCGGAAAAGCTTATATAAAAATGCATAAGACATAGATTTTGGCTAAGAGTAGTTTGATAATGCAGGCTGATTTCATGAAAATGCCTATTCCAGACAACAGTTTTGATGCAGTATATGCAATTGAAGCCACCTGCCATGCACCTGATGCTGTATGTGACCGAAATTCATACACTTACaactttttattcttacttcttTTGCAAGTTATCAATAATTATGGATCAATTTTCAACGTAGCCTTACATATAACTGCATGAAGTAAATGTGTTGGCAGTAAATttcaacaatgatggaatttttaTGTTCTAACATATTTAAACCTCATGCATTCGGAATAGTATGGATGCTATAAAGAAATTTATAGAGTGTTGAAGCCCGGCCAATGTTTTGCTGCATACGAATGGTGCATGACCGATGCATATGATCCCAATAACCAAGAACATCAAAAAATCAAGGTAAAATGGACGAAACAAAGATGTTATCTATTAATTCTGTGGAAACAACTTCATGTTTTGTaattcaatacataaaattgattcttgcaGGCAGAAGTTGAGATTGGTGATGGCCTTCCAGACATTAGGTCGACTACAAAGTGTCTTGAAGCTCTTAAGCAAGCAGGTTTTGAGGTGAACAATAAAATCTTAGTAGTAATTTTGACgatattgttatttgattttctaaaagatAGACAATTGGCTAAGAGGAGAATCATTCCTTTTCTGTATGAAGATAATATGGGAGAAAGATCTTGCAAAGGAGTCTCCTGTTCCCTGGTACCAGCCTTTAGACACAAATCACTTCTCACTGAGTAGCTTCCGTCTAACCGCTGTTGGACGATTTTTTACCAGAAACATGGTATTGTTACTCAACACCATAGCTATTATTTTATTCGGATTTAATTCCACTCTATTGTGATTTGGCAACACGTAGttgaaaattacaataaaattagGAGTGGATTTTGCCACTTCCAAATTGAGACATCTTAATCTCAATTACCAAACATATTTATTACAAATTTTCATCAAGTTAGAGTAGCATTATTAATTTTAGAGTGGCATACTAGCATTATCCTCTCagacatatatatataagataagaTCTTTTGTATTACTCAATTTGATATTAGTTTCAGTCTTTCAGACCgtaaatttgatttattttaggTCAAGGCTTTGGAATTTGCTGGATTGGCTCCAAAGGGAAGTCTAAGGGTTCAAGATTTTCTAGAGAAAGCTGCTGAGGGACTAGTTGAAGGCGGAAAGTAAGTTTCTCATTTATCTTTGTAATGTCATTTTCTATCCATATTTGAAgcttatatattatatacttgtTTCAATTGGAGCTAAGGTTGGGATGTTCTTATTTCTTAAACCATTCCTGGCAATTCGGCTCCGATTGATTAGTGTCTCAGATACAAAAATACATAGACATAGAGATGCACAAAGATGTATAGTTGCACAGAACAGAGATGGCGAGAAACACGATAGAACTGAAATATAATGTCTCAGTGTGTATCATCTTAAAAGGAAGGATAGTGGTATCTCTCTCAGTGACCCATCCGGTCTTGATCTCGTCTCTCATTCTCATTCTTGACTCTTAAGTTGGAAGGACACTAATATGAAAACATCTGAGTTTCGATCGAAGCACATCGGAATCAAATGTGATTTAGTTTAATCTAACAACAACTCTCACTAGAGGAGGACTATCTGAAACTTGACTTGCTTTTGTTACCTATTTTCAATTTTCAGGAAAGAGATATTCACACCTATGTACTTCTTTTTGGCTCGGAAGCCTCTTTCGGAGAGCAACTAAATTGGTGGCGCAAATTGCATTCTGTAGTAAGGACTTCAAATCTTGGATTGTGTTTTTTTATGGCCTTATCAGAGTGATATTGTCTGTTTTAAGTTATTTTGTGTCTTGATTTTGATTCTAGTTGGTGGTAATTAAGTAGGGTGAAGACTCACATGCAGTTGTCtttatataaagttgatagttgagaaccgttagatggtaatttagttaaacttgtcaaatcatctaacggttctTAAATATTAACTTCACATGAAGACAACTGCATGTGAGTTTGAGAGTTTCTACCATTAAGTAGAGATGGCTTTGAATTTTCTCAATGGATGGGTTATCACTTATCATGTCATATTTATGTACCCTATGCAGtgtaagaaaacataaataagaaAGAAACTATGTGATTTCTAACCCACTTAGGAAATTCATTGTCTCTATCTTAAATCTTTATGAAATCCAattccttatttattttattttcattttttattttttggatttaacGAGTTGATGTGTATTCTGATGTATACTGAAGTACTAGTTTTAAACTGTCCTTAGTTATCCCTATTGAATATAAATTTAAGCATAATTAATAAACATATATAAGTCTTTTAGAGTTTGGTAAATTCTTGCCAAAGtttaaagaaaattatattaCGTCAAAATGTATAaactaaaatcaaaagaaaatgctaAGTGGTGCAATTAAGACATATCTATTGCATGAAATAACTAATTATACAAAGTAAAAAACTTGTTTCATAGAATTTACGTACAATGCGAAATTCAatgaatagaaatataaaatattggAATGGTACAAATACAATGCATTTTGTCCAAGTTATACTTCTTGAGCAGGAACAGAATCTTTGATTTGTTGATCTATTGGAATTGGACTTTCAGAG is a window encoding:
- the LOC112783834 gene encoding cycloartenol-C-24-methyltransferase, coding for MDLASGVGGKINKAQVLDAVDKYEKYHVHYGGKQEDRNANYTDMVNKYYDLATSFYEFGWGESFHFAHRWNGESLRESIKRHEHFLALQLGLKPGQKVLDVGCGIGGPLREIARFSSTSVTGLNNNEYQISRGKELNRIVGVDKTCDFIKADFMKMPIPDNSFDAVYAIEATCHAPDAYGCYKEIYRVLKPGQCFAAYEWCMTDAYDPNNQEHQKIKAEVEIGDGLPDIRSTTKCLEALKQAGFEIIWEKDLAKESPVPWYQPLDTNHFSLSSFRLTAVGRFFTRNMVKALEFAGLAPKGSLRVQDFLEKAAEGLVEGGKKEIFTPMYFFLARKPLSESN